The segment GCGCCGTTGGGCTGGCGCGAGTCGCGCTTCTTGGCCATGGTCCGTCCCCTCAGGCCGCGGTGGTGAAGTCGGCGGCGGTGAGGCGCTTGGCGAGGAAGTCGCGCACGGCCTCGGCGGGTATTCGGCGCAGGCGGCCGATCGTGACGGACGGGATCTCGCCGGAGGAGACGTACTCGTACATCTTGGTGCGGCCGATGCCGATGCGGCGGGCGGCTTCCTCGACGGTGAGCGCGACGAGGGTCGGATCGCCTGGCGCGTCGCCTCGCTTGGCCATGAGGGTGAGGAGGTCGTCCTCGGCGATGCCGAGGAGGTGGGCGATCTGGGAGATGGGCAGGGGGTGCTGGGGCAAGGGGGTGCTCCTTGTCCGGCAGGCGGGGGCGGCAACCCCGGGTGCTGGCCGGTGGTGATGTGCGTGGATGGGCGGATGTGGTGGTGCGGGGGTCCCGGGTCCTGGGTGTTCGCAGCACTCAAGGGCGGGCGTTGTGGCTATTCGCTCCTGCGGTGGAGTTCGTGGGGCTGGGGGAGGTTCATGGTGTCGCGGGCGAGGGCGCTGGAGACGACGGCGTCGACCTCGTCGGCGATGTCGGGGTGGTTGTCGAGGTAAATGTCGAGGGCGTCGCGGGCTTGGGTGAAGGCGAGGTTGGCGCGTTGGACGTCGCCCCAGGCGCGGCGGATGACCTCGACGAGTTCCATGGCTCTGGCGTGGGCGGCCAGGCGGGGCGGGCCGGCGAGGCTGTCGAGGGAGAGGCCGAAGATCTCGGCGAAGCCGATGGCCTCGTCGAGGTTGACGCGGCGTTTGCCGTTCTCGATGCGCCAGACGGCGGAGGGGTTCATGTCGTAGCCGGCGGCGTTGAGGCGGTCGGAGACGGCGTTGGTGCTCCAGCCGCGTGTCTCGCGTTCGAGCTTGATGCGGACGGCGAGGTTCTCCTCGCCGCTGAGCGGCGCGGACTCCTCCGGCGGGACGTCGTCTGTCACCGGGTCGACTCCTCCCTCTCGTAGTGGATCTCTGCGGTTTGCAGCAAGGTCAAAACAGTAGCATGCCTCTGCGGATTGCAGAAATGCTCTGCGAATCGCAAGATGGGTGGTACTGTTGATCTCCACCAGCCCGAATCGACCTGCGAGAGACGCCCAGAGACGACAGAACCCCCGGCGCTGCGAACGCCGGGGGTTGAAGCAGAAACCTTGACGACCGCCCATCCAAGAACGATCAACCGGTAGGCCGGGATTGCCGTCCCATACGGCCACCGGGTAAGGAGTCTCCGTGCCCCAGGGTACGACGCCCCCACCCAACCCCGCATCCCCCGTCCGACACGCCCTGCCGAAGGCGGGGCGATAGACATGGCACGCATCCGCACCATCAAGCCCGAGGCCTTCGCCTCCGAATCCCTGGCCGCCCTGACCAACGCCGAAGCCGCAGGCCACGACCCCAAACGCCTCCTGGCGCAAGCCGCCGACGAGCGAGCCCTGGACGACGCCCGCTCGCCCGCGCAAGTCCTCACCTGGCGGGTCCACCGCCTCGCCCAGCGGCCCGTCCCCAGTGCCCGGGCCCTCGCCGCACAAGCCCGCACAACGGTAATGACGCAGACGTCAGGGCCTGTCCACGCCGAAGCGGTCTCCGCTCCCCGCCCTGATCCGGCGGCAGGTCCCGGCCGACGCCGCTGAGCCCAGCGCTGATGGCCGCCGCCGTACTTCGCGGTTGGGCCTCAGCTCTGCGGGGTGTCCCAGTAGTCCGCGAGCATCTCGCCTGGCCAGCTGGGCTCGCATATCTTGCCGCGTGGGCCCATCTCCCGGAAGTAGGGGGCGAGGTCGTAGACCGGGCTTCCGTCGATCGCGTCCAGATCGGTGACGTGGAGGTCCAGGCCGTCGACCTTGAGCAGGCGGGGGAAGGACTGGGCGAGCTGGTTCGGGCGGCGGTGGTTGCGGTGGACGAAGGTGCCGGTGGTCGGCCATTGGGGGTTGTTGCGGGGGCTGCGGGCGTGCAGTGCGACGTCATCGGGGGAGGCCTTGTGGAAGTGCCAGACGACGAGCAGGTGGGAGAACTCCTCCAGGCCCTGGACCACCTCGGCAGGGAAGTCCGGGTTCAGGCGGATGATGGCCGTGCCGGTCCAGTGGTCGTCGGTGGGCTCGGTTCGTCCGCTGACCACGGTGCCGATGGGCTTGATCTCCAGCGACTTCGACATGCGCTCCCTTTCCAGAACAGTCCTGGCCATCGGCCGGTGTATTCACCCTGCCAGCGGTCGATGGCCGAGGCGCAGCGAGCCTGCACGTCGGCCGCCGTCTCTAGCGGACTGGCGATGAACAAATGAAGCCTAGGGAGCGGAGTCCTTCGGACTGGCACAAGCGGTCGGAGGCTCCGCCGACCTCGGTCTGAAGCAACTGATAGGCGGCGCCGTGGGTCTTTCCCCAGCTCATGGCAGCCCTCCACAACAGGCGTCCAAATCCGTGGCCTCGGTGTTCCGGCAGTACGCCGAAATACTGAGGCATGAGCTGGGCGGCACCCACGGCGTCCGGCCTATTTTCCATCGGGCCGATCGCGCCCGCCACGCGACCGTCTGCAACGGCAACGAGCACCGGCCCGACGGTGCCGGCCTGCATGCAACTGTGGAGGAACGCGAAGCCGTCAGCGGCCATCCGCTCGGCGAAGTCACCGAACGTACGCCGCACCCCCGCAGCGCAGTGACCAAAGTCCAGCACAGGACCGTCAGCCAGCGGAGACGGCATCCCGGCGAAGTCCTTGAGCTGGATGCGGGTTCCTCGCATCTGGCGGGCTGGATGCTCCGGTCCCGCGAACCAGACCACACGGGCCTTCGCCGCGTTATGAACAGCGCAGAGCTTCAGTGCCAGCTCTTCGGCACTCCAACGGCTGTCCGGTGCCGCTCCGTAGACGTGGACCTTCACGGTGCCCGAGCCGCGCCGCAGGAGGGTGGGGATCAGGGTCTCGCCCAGCCGATGCACGACGTCCTCGACGAGGACTCTTTCGTCCTTGGCGTCGGACCAGCGAAGGTCCTTGTCGTACCGAAGGAACCGCTCGGTCGGCGCGGCGATCAAGGTGTCCGTGAAGAGGTCCTCGGTGAGCACCGAAGGGTGCACCGGGCCGATGGTCGGGACGAAGGGAACCGTCACCACTGGGCGTAGCCAGTCCCAACGGAATCGCATGACGGCACCTTACTCACCTCCCACACGTGGTGCAGGCCCCGGCGCGGAATGCGTCGAGGCCTGCACGATATTGATCGTCTGCGCTGGTCAGTGGGGGTTGTCGTCGCTGCCCGAGCAGGAGCAGGCGATGCCGCTCATCAGGTCGTCCAGGTCGCGCACGATGGCGACGGCCGGTGTGGCGACGAGGTGGTCGGGCAGTTCGGGCCGTGTCCTGGGCGATGGGGTCCTCTGGATGGTCACTGCTACTGCGGTCATGCGTTCACCGTTTCCTTCCGGAGTTGGCCGTGCTGGCAGTAGTTCTGCAGTGGAGCCCTCGCCTCCTGGAACTGCTTGGCCAGTGGCCGGCACACCAGGCACGAGCCGGACAGCTGGCAGCCGGAGCAGCCCCCGGTGCGAAGCATCAACTTGTCCGCGACGCCGGGAAGGCGGCGCAGCCCTTCGAGGCCTTCGGCCATGAGGTCGATCTGATCGTCCCTGCCGACCTTGCAGATGCTGACCTTGGCGTGCGGGTCGGCGTGGAAGAAGGTGTGGCCGGCGTTGCAGCCCGCGAACGGCGTACGTTCGCGCAGGTGCTTGCTGGACTGGGCGAGCAGGGATTCCGGTCCGCCATAGATCGTCGGCGTCATGTTCGTGTAGATGTGGTGCCGCAGGCCCCAGTCCTCGGCCATGGCGGCCATGGCGTCGATCTCGTGGGCGCTGTCCTCGGTCACCACGATGTTCAGCCGCACGGGGAGCCGGGCTTCACGTGCCGCCGCCATGCCGCGCTGGAAGGTCTTCCACGAGCCCCTGCGCTGCGTGAGCCCGTCGAAGCTCGCCTCGGTGGCCCCGTAGACGCTGACGACGAGCCGGTAGGCGGGGCACTCCTCGAACATCGCCAGGAGCGAGGTCTCCCACAGCCGGGAGGCGTTGGTGGAGACGGTGAGCATCATGCCCAGCGAGGCGGCGTAGCGGTAGGCGTCTGGGAAGTGCTTGTCGATCGTCGGCTCACCGCCGGTGATCTGGAGCCACAGGACACCGGCGTCCCGCATGATCTCCAGCAGCCGGACCTTGTCGTCCCATGCCAGGCCAGCGAACTCCTTCAGGCCCAGGTAGCAGTGCTTGCAGGCGAATTTGCAGCCCAGGTTGATCTCCCAGCTCGCCCGCGCGAAGCCGTACGCCGACGGCTCGCGCACCAGCAGCACATTGCTGGCGCGCTCGCCGCGGAGGCCGAACCCCCAGGTCGTCCGGGCAGCTTCGTCGAACCACGGCGGTAGCGTCTCCTGCGTACGGACCAGGTCCCTCAGGTCCTTGAAGTTCGCCTCCGCAGCCGGATACCGGCTTCGCTGCCGGGGCGCACGGCCAGGTATCCGTCCAGAAACGGGCTCACGACGACTTCGTGCACCACCGGGTCCATCCCTTCACCTCGTGGGTATGGGACCCGCCCCTGCTGCGACCTGTCCTTCTGAGGTCGGGGGACCTCCAGTTCGAGCAGCAGGGGCGGGGTCTGAGAGCCCGCCCGAGTCGCGGCTGTCTCTTTCGCGACCAGGGCGGGCGGTCTCGGCGGATGTCCTTTTACCGGGTAGCTCTGCGCGGGCGGGCAGACGCCGGAGGCTCATATCGGCCGTGCCGACCACAGCAACGGCGGGGTTGCTGGCAGCGGCCGGAAGCAGTTCCCGCGTCCCTCGTGAACAGTCGCCCTGACTCGGTCGCCGTCACTCCCAAGGCGATTCCTCCCTCGGGACGTGGGGAAGGGGGATACCGCCGACGAGTGGCAGGAAGCGCACCGGACGCGCGTGCCAGACGAAGGAATACGGCCCGGCGGTGAGCGGGAGGGTGAATTCCTCGCCCTGGTAGAGCGCTTCAGCGGGCTCGCGCCACCCGTCGGACAGCCAGTCCCACAGGTAGCCGATCGCCGGTTGCCCCACGGCGGCAGCGATTATCCGCATCTGGATACGGGCCCAGCGGATCGCCGACGTCGGCAGGGGGGACGCGAACGAGGCGAGCCGTTCCCCGTCGGCCATGCGCCATTCGCACCAGAAGCCGGCCGACGCACGAAAAGGGGCCGGGACAGTGATGGTGCACCACGTCCGGGTGCCGTCCTGGCTGGTTCCCCAGTCTTCGGACAGAGCGTCGACGATGAGCATGCCCCGGCCGCTCTCCTCCTCCGGACCCGGTCGCCTCACCTGCGGACGGGCCGGAGCGCCGTCGCGGACGTCGATGCGAACTTGTCCCTTCCCGTGTGACACGCAGAGGGTGAACTCGTCGGCATCGCCGTACCGGACAGCGTTGGTCACCAACTCACTGAGCAGCAGCGTCGCCGTCTCGATGCAGTCGTCGATGCCCCAAAGCCGCAGATGGGCGGCACAAATGCGGCGAAGTTGCGCCACCCGCTCCGGCGTGGATGTGCAGGAGACGATGAAACTGTCCGGCCGATCCACGCTCGTCCTCAGGGACGCGGAACGCTGCTGAGGCGTGACCCCCGAGCCGGGCTCAACAGCCAAGTCCGTCATGCCCTCTCCAGGTTGCCGTGAGCGAGGTTGTAGCTGACAACATCGAGTGAACCGTCCGGACTTGGGACTCTCCACGGCATCGATGCGGCAGTCTTGACGCAGATCCGGTGCACCCGGTGCACCCCGTGTACTGCTGGGTATGGGCGAGGGAAGGCGTGGAAGGGGGCCGGCGTGGACCTTGCGGGACGACGGAAAACCGTCGGCTACAGTCAGGAAGGACTCGCCCACGCACTCGGCGTCGACCGCACAACGGTCAGCCGCTGGGAGAGCGGCAAGACCCTGCCTCAGCCGCCACTGCGGCCGAAACTGGCCCAGGCGCTGCGCATCGACCTTGCTGAACTCGACGCCCTGGTGGCACGGCCACAAACATCCCTCGTGCCGGCAGAGTCGCGGCGCAGCAACCACGACGGCTCGGGGAGCATCGACGACATGATCCGGCGCGAATTCCTGCGCGTGATAGCCGTAACCGGAGCGCTCGCGGCCCTGCCCCTCGACGACGCCGCAGCTCTCGAAGAAGGCCTGCACCGAGGAAACTCCGCCGGCTTCCTGCGCATGAACGACCACTTGTGGCAGGTGTACCAACTCGCCCGCTCCAAGGGCTCGGTGTACCCGATCGTGCGCGACCAGCTCACGGCCCTCAGCAACGCCCTCCGCAACCGGTCCGACGCCGAATTCCAGGCCATGTGCAGCGCGGCGGGCGATCTCTTCCAGCTCGCGGGCGAGCTGTCCTTCGACAGCAACCGCTACACGGACGCCGCCGCCTCGTACACACTGGCCGCATCGGCCAGCAAGGACGCGGGATCGTACGACCTCTGGGCGTGCGCGCTCGTCCGGCACGCGTACGTCGATGTGTACGAACGCCGCTACCAGGAGGCCGCTGACATCCTGTCGGCGGCCGAACGCGTCGCCGGCCGCGGGGACAGCTCCCTGTCGACTCGCCACTGGGTGGCCTCCGTCCAGGCCGAGGCTTACGCGGGCCTGGGCGACCTCACCGCCTGCGAGCGCGCTCTCGACAAGGCAGAGAACGTGCAGGATCTCGCCGGCCCGGGCCACAACGGCGGCTGGCTCCGCTTCGACGGCTCACGCCTCGCCGAGGAACGTGGAGCCCGCTACGTCCAGCTCGGCCGCCTCGACCTGGCGGAGAGTTCCCTCCAAGGTGCTCTGAAACAGGGGGCGCTGGCGCAGGGGCAGTCCTTCCGGCGACGGGGCGCGGTCCTGACGGACCTCGCCGCGATCGGCGCCAAGCGGCACGACCCCGAGCAGGTCCTGACCTACGGACACGAGGCCCTGCAACTCGCGCGGGACTCCGACTCCGGATACGTCGCCCGTAGACTCCAAGGCCTACGAGCCGAGTTCGGCCCGATGCTCCGCGACCAGCGGGTGGCCGACCTGGCAGCCGAGATCAGCGCGCTGAGCACGACATGACGAGAGGGACAGCCATGCCGCAGACCGACGGTGCTCGAATCTTTCGCGAAGCCTGGATCAACGGCGTACGCGCCCACTTCCCTGGCGAGCCGAAGCCCGGCTACATCACCCCCTGGGACGACACCCCGGAATGGGAGCGCCAGGCCGCAGGGGCTGTCTACGAGCAAGTGCGGCACTTCCTCGACGCGAGCGCCGGCCACGCCTCCAGGCTCACCCGCGAGCAGAAGAGCCGCTTCGTCGCGACCTGCTGGACGGCCCAGATGTACAAACACTTCGAGGACCCCAAGCCCGGATACGTAGCGGACTGGCCCGACCTTCCCGAATGGCAGCAGGAGACCGACGCGGACATCTTCGAGGCGATCGAGAAGTCCCTCAGCTGAAGTGACGGGGAACCGTGGCGGGGTGCCCTTGGCCGCTCCCCTGGCAGTGACGAGGTGGAGGATGCCAACGCATCGTCGACCTCCTCTGCCGGCCGATAGGGATACACCAGGCATCAGTCGGCATTCCGCCGTGTCCAGCACGGGCTGCCGCGTCCGGCAGGCGCGGGGGCAGGTGTTGAAGGCGGACGGGCAAGCTGAACGCCAGGTGAACAGATCTCGCCCGAGGCGATCGCTCATTTTTTCGGGCTGCCCTGCTTCGTATGCTGGGTGGATGAGCATCAGTGCCTCGACGCAGCAGGTCGCGGTGGCGCCCGCCGAGGACTGCGCCGATGACTGTGGCCAGCACCTGGCCTGCTCGCTGATCGACCGGCAGGAAGCTGAGCGGCTCGCTGGGGTGCTCAAGGCGATCGCCGATCCGACCCGGCTGCAGTTGCTCCATCTGATTTTGTCAGCGCCCAACGGTGAGGCGTGTGTGTGCGACCTGACCGATTGCCTGGGGTTGCGGCAGCCGACGATAAGCCATCACCTCAAGACGATGACCGCCGCCGGCCTGCTCACGCGGGAGCGGCGCGGGACCTGGGTCTGGTACGGGGTGGACCACGCCGGACTGGAGGCGGTCCAGGAAATTCTCCGTGCGCCGTTGGGGGCCGGGCTGGCGCAAGCGGTGGAGTCCCCGGCCGCGTAGTCGTAGGTACGGAAGAGTCCGCAGCTCGCCGTCACGGGCGATCTGCGGGCTCTGCCGCAGCCCGAGCGGTCACACCTTCGCCCCGGTCAGAGGGCGGCGAGGTAGCGTTCGGCGTCCAGCGCGGCGGCGCAGCCGGTGCCGGCGGCGGTGATGGCCTGGCGGTAGTTGTGGTCGACCACATCACCGGCGGCGAAGACGCCGGGGAGGTTCGTGCGGGTGCTGGGGGCCTGGACCTTGAGGTAACCCTCGGCGTCGAGGTCGAGGACGCCCTTGAACAGCTCGGTTCGCGGGTCGTGGCCGATCGCGACGAACAGGCCGGTGACGGGGAGGGCGGAGGTGTCGCCGGTCTTGGTGTTGCGCAGGGTCAGTCCGGAGAGCTTGCTGTTGGTGTCGTGGATGGCGGCGACTTCGCTGTCCCAGGTGAAGGAGATCTTGGGGTCGGCGAAGGCGCGGTCCTGCATGGCCTTGGAGGCGCGCAGGGTGTCGCGTCGGTGGACGATGGTGACGGTTTTGGCGAAGCGGGAGAGGAAGGTGGCCTCTTCGATGGCGGTGTCGCCGCCGCCGATGACGGCGATGTCGTGTTCGCGGAAGAAGAAGCCGTCGCAGGTGGCGCAGTACGACACGCCGCGGCCCGAGAGTTCGTCCTCGTTGGGGAGGTTGAGCTTGCGGTGCTGGGAGCCGGTGGTGACGATGACGGTCTTGGCGCGATGGACGGTGCCTTCTGAGTCGGTGACGGTCTTGATGTCTCCGCCGAGGTCGACGGCCGTGACATCGTCCGGGATCAGTTCGGCGCCGAAGCGCTCGGCCTGGGCCCGCATGTTGTCCATGAGGTCGGGGCCCATGATGCCGTCGCGGAAGCCGGGGAAGTTCTCGACCTCGGTGGTCTGCATCAGTGCGCCGCCGGCGGTGACCGAGCCCTCGAAGACCAGTGGCTTGAGTGAGGCGCGGGCGGTGTAGAGGGCGGCGGTGTATCCGGCGGGGCCGGAGCCGATGACGATGACCTTGCGTATGTCGGTCGTCATGACGCGGGGGCCGGGGCGATCTCGGCGATCAGGGCTTCGATGCGGGCCTTGATCTCGTCGCGGATCGGTCGTACGGCCTCCACGCCCTGGCCGGCCGGGTCCTCCAGGGTCCAGTCGAGGTAGCGCTTGCCGGGGAAGACGGGGCAGGTGTCGCCGCAGCCCATGGTGATGCACACGTCGGAGGCCTGGACGGCCTCGACGGTGAGGATCTTGGGGGTTTCGGCCGACATGTCGATGCCGACCTCCTTCATCGCCTCGACGGCCGCCGGGTTGACGGTGTCGGCCGGGGCGGAGCCGGCGGAGCGGACCTCGACGCGGTCGCCGGCGAGGTGGGTCAGCCAGGCAGCGGCCATCTGGGAGCGGCCCGCGTTGTGGACGCAGACGAACAGCACGGAGGGCTTGTCGGACATCGGGGTCTCACTTGTCTCATTGGCTGGTGACGAAGGGGGTGACCGGGCTGGTATCAGGCCCAGCTGATGTGACAGTATCAGCCCATGATGACGTCAGTCGATACTGATCTGATCCGGGTGCTGGCCGACCCGCTCAGGCTCCGGATCGTGACCCTGCTCGCCCGCGAGACGCTGTGCACCAGCCATCTCGTGGAGGAGACGGGCGCGAAGCAGACCAACCTCTCCAACCACCTGCGGGTGCTCAGAGAGGCCGGGGTCGTGGAAACCGAGCCCTGCGGCCGGTTCACCTACTACCGGCTGCTCCCCGACGTCATCGAGGCGCTGGCAGGCTCCTTCGCCGAGCTGGCCGCCACCGCCCGCGCCACCGCCGAGGGCAATGTCAAGCGCGCCTGCCCCTGACCGCTCTGCACCCGCTCGCCCGCACCCAGGAGTCCCCGTTGAGCGCCACCGAAGCCAGCCCTGAGACCACTGCGGGGCCCGCCATAGCCGCCACCGAGCCCCAGCCCGCCCCCGGGGCTACGCCGCCGCGCGTCCCGCTGGGCCGACGGGCCGCTGCCGAGTTCGTGGGCACCGCCGCCCTGGTGGCCGTGGTGATCGGCTCCGGCATCCAGGCCACCGAGCTGACCCAGGACGTGGGCGTGCAGTTGCTGGCCAACTCCCTCGCCACCGTCTTCGGCCTCGGCGTGCTCATCCTGCTGCTCGGCCCGGTCTCCGGCGCCCACTTCAACCCCGTGGTCACCCTCGCCGAGTGGTGGACCGCCCGCCACGGCGGTGGCGGCGTCACCGCCCGCGAGACCCTTGCCTATATCCCGGCCCAGATCGCCGGGGCCATCGCCGGGGCGGTACTGGCCGACGCGATGTTCGGCCAGCAGTTGGTGAAGTGGTCCACCCACGACCGCTCGGCCGGGCACCTGCTCCTCGGCGAGATCGTGGCGACGGCGGGGCTGATCCTGCTGATCTTCGGCCTCGCCCGCACCGACAACCTGCGCTTCGCCCCGGTCGCCGTCGCCTCGTACATCGGCGCCGCCTACTGGTTCACCTCCTCCACATCCTTCGCCAACCCGGCGGTCACGATCGGGCGGGCCTTCTCCGACACCTTCGCCGGCATCGCCCCGGCATCCGTGCCCGGCTTCATCGGCATGCAGGTGGTCGGCGGCGTCGTGGGCCTGGCCCTGGTCGCGCTGATCTTCGGCCGCCCGGGGAAGTGATCCGCACCCCCCAGATCGTGGTAGTCGGCGGCGGCCAGGCTGGGCTTGCCGCCGGCTACCACCTACGCCGCCTCGGCCTGGACTTCGTCATCCTCGACGCCGCCGACGAGCCCGGCGGCGCATGGCAGTACGCCTGGGATTCGCTGCACCTGATGACGGATGCCTGGGGGTGGCGACCGACACTGACATCTGGCATGCAAAGGCGGTGGTCAGACCGGCCGGTACCCGATGACGACGTTTCTGGCCCGCCTCCGCCACCCTCATCGGCACCGGCCGCCCATTCCGGGAAGCTACCCAGGAGATCGCCACACTCCTGACATCGGCCCGGCCCTGCTCCTGCTGAACTCGCGCCAGGCGTTGTCGGGCCAGAGGGTTACTCCTCCTCTTCGTCAGCCACGAAAGTCTCGTAGAAGAGCATCGGCTCTGCCGGTGGAATCTCCACCTGCCCGGTGACTACGCCGTCTTGGTTGGTGCACGTTGCGCTCCACTCCGCAGTGGTC is part of the Streptomyces sp. NBC_01262 genome and harbors:
- a CDS encoding helix-turn-helix domain-containing protein, with translation MPQHPLPISQIAHLLGIAEDDLLTLMAKRGDAPGDPTLVALTVEEAARRIGIGRTKMYEYVSSGEIPSVTIGRLRRIPAEAVRDFLAKRLTAADFTTAA
- a CDS encoding helix-turn-helix domain-containing protein — encoded protein: MTDDVPPEESAPLSGEENLAVRIKLERETRGWSTNAVSDRLNAAGYDMNPSAVWRIENGKRRVNLDEAIGFAEIFGLSLDSLAGPPRLAAHARAMELVEVIRRAWGDVQRANLAFTQARDALDIYLDNHPDIADEVDAVVSSALARDTMNLPQPHELHRRSE
- a CDS encoding SAM-dependent methyltransferase, producing MARTVLERERMSKSLEIKPIGTVVSGRTEPTDDHWTGTAIIRLNPDFPAEVVQGLEEFSHLLVVWHFHKASPDDVALHARSPRNNPQWPTTGTFVHRNHRRPNQLAQSFPRLLKVDGLDLHVTDLDAIDGSPVYDLAPYFREMGPRGKICEPSWPGEMLADYWDTPQS
- a CDS encoding GNAT family N-acetyltransferase, whose protein sequence is MRFRWDWLRPVVTVPFVPTIGPVHPSVLTEDLFTDTLIAAPTERFLRYDKDLRWSDAKDERVLVEDVVHRLGETLIPTLLRRGSGTVKVHVYGAAPDSRWSAEELALKLCAVHNAAKARVVWFAGPEHPARQMRGTRIQLKDFAGMPSPLADGPVLDFGHCAAGVRRTFGDFAERMAADGFAFLHSCMQAGTVGPVLVAVADGRVAGAIGPMENRPDAVGAAQLMPQYFGVLPEHRGHGFGRLLWRAAMSWGKTHGAAYQLLQTEVGGASDRLCQSEGLRSLGFICSSPVR
- a CDS encoding radical SAM protein, with the protein product MREPSAYGFARASWEINLGCKFACKHCYLGLKEFAGLAWDDKVRLLEIMRDAGVLWLQITGGEPTIDKHFPDAYRYAASLGMMLTVSTNASRLWETSLLAMFEECPAYRLVVSVYGATEASFDGLTQRRGSWKTFQRGMAAAREARLPVRLNIVVTEDSAHEIDAMAAMAEDWGLRHHIYTNMTPTIYGGPESLLAQSSKHLRERTPFAGCNAGHTFFHADPHAKVSICKVGRDDQIDLMAEGLEGLRRLPGVADKLMLRTGGCSGCQLSGSCLVCRPLAKQFQEARAPLQNYCQHGQLRKETVNA
- a CDS encoding ATP-binding protein; its protein translation is MTDLAVEPGSGVTPQQRSASLRTSVDRPDSFIVSCTSTPERVAQLRRICAAHLRLWGIDDCIETATLLLSELVTNAVRYGDADEFTLCVSHGKGQVRIDVRDGAPARPQVRRPGPEEESGRGMLIVDALSEDWGTSQDGTRTWCTITVPAPFRASAGFWCEWRMADGERLASFASPLPTSAIRWARIQMRIIAAAVGQPAIGYLWDWLSDGWREPAEALYQGEEFTLPLTAGPYSFVWHARPVRFLPLVGGIPLPHVPREESPWE
- a CDS encoding helix-turn-helix transcriptional regulator, with the translated sequence MDLAGRRKTVGYSQEGLAHALGVDRTTVSRWESGKTLPQPPLRPKLAQALRIDLAELDALVARPQTSLVPAESRRSNHDGSGSIDDMIRREFLRVIAVTGALAALPLDDAAALEEGLHRGNSAGFLRMNDHLWQVYQLARSKGSVYPIVRDQLTALSNALRNRSDAEFQAMCSAAGDLFQLAGELSFDSNRYTDAAASYTLAASASKDAGSYDLWACALVRHAYVDVYERRYQEAADILSAAERVAGRGDSSLSTRHWVASVQAEAYAGLGDLTACERALDKAENVQDLAGPGHNGGWLRFDGSRLAEERGARYVQLGRLDLAESSLQGALKQGALAQGQSFRRRGAVLTDLAAIGAKRHDPEQVLTYGHEALQLARDSDSGYVARRLQGLRAEFGPMLRDQRVADLAAEISALSTT
- a CDS encoding ArsR/SmtB family transcription factor, with product MSISASTQQVAVAPAEDCADDCGQHLACSLIDRQEAERLAGVLKAIADPTRLQLLHLILSAPNGEACVCDLTDCLGLRQPTISHHLKTMTAAGLLTRERRGTWVWYGVDHAGLEAVQEILRAPLGAGLAQAVESPAA
- the trxB gene encoding thioredoxin-disulfide reductase, whose translation is MTTDIRKVIVIGSGPAGYTAALYTARASLKPLVFEGSVTAGGALMQTTEVENFPGFRDGIMGPDLMDNMRAQAERFGAELIPDDVTAVDLGGDIKTVTDSEGTVHRAKTVIVTTGSQHRKLNLPNEDELSGRGVSYCATCDGFFFREHDIAVIGGGDTAIEEATFLSRFAKTVTIVHRRDTLRASKAMQDRAFADPKISFTWDSEVAAIHDTNSKLSGLTLRNTKTGDTSALPVTGLFVAIGHDPRTELFKGVLDLDAEGYLKVQAPSTRTNLPGVFAAGDVVDHNYRQAITAAGTGCAAALDAERYLAAL
- a CDS encoding arsenate reductase ArsC; translated protein: MSDKPSVLFVCVHNAGRSQMAAAWLTHLAGDRVEVRSAGSAPADTVNPAAVEAMKEVGIDMSAETPKILTVEAVQASDVCITMGCGDTCPVFPGKRYLDWTLEDPAGQGVEAVRPIRDEIKARIEALIAEIAPAPAS
- a CDS encoding ArsR/SmtB family transcription factor: MMTSVDTDLIRVLADPLRLRIVTLLARETLCTSHLVEETGAKQTNLSNHLRVLREAGVVETEPCGRFTYYRLLPDVIEALAGSFAELAATARATAEGNVKRACP
- a CDS encoding aquaporin is translated as MSATEASPETTAGPAIAATEPQPAPGATPPRVPLGRRAAAEFVGTAALVAVVIGSGIQATELTQDVGVQLLANSLATVFGLGVLILLLGPVSGAHFNPVVTLAEWWTARHGGGGVTARETLAYIPAQIAGAIAGAVLADAMFGQQLVKWSTHDRSAGHLLLGEIVATAGLILLIFGLARTDNLRFAPVAVASYIGAAYWFTSSTSFANPAVTIGRAFSDTFAGIAPASVPGFIGMQVVGGVVGLALVALIFGRPGK